A part of Amycolatopsis lurida genomic DNA contains:
- a CDS encoding cytochrome P450, giving the protein MTSHQSVEVVDLRSFDPFGAHVASIYRYLEHARETEPIFFSEPLQAWCVSRYDDIKRIASDPSTFSSSNSFPRPTGLPAEAQLAADFIFSNTIVTISDPPRHTLVRRVLHEGFKPSTIARFEPDIRQIIAKHIDLLPLRGTFDLAGEFAHTIPLEVGMYVTGFPLSENDNLRGWMADQVAFFAGTAWLSEQQLIDHGRNYADAITYLRKLVRLRRAEPRDDLISIMTRRDQHGDMLTDDEVAAQTIGLIAAGWENTSNAITNIVRALLEDLSQWESFVRGEVDIDQIIAEGLRFDTSVPGLFRTVAEEATVGSFTFHRGDRIFLFYASANHDESHFTLPEEFQLDRPNAKKHLGFGHGIHNCIGAALAKLELSLVLELLKDRYPRLRLADASAPPRYRKISQHRGQETLRVVAD; this is encoded by the coding sequence GTGACATCTCACCAGTCGGTCGAAGTCGTCGACCTGCGCTCCTTCGACCCATTCGGCGCGCATGTCGCCTCGATCTATCGATATCTGGAACATGCCAGGGAGACCGAGCCGATCTTCTTCTCGGAACCGTTGCAGGCGTGGTGTGTCAGCCGCTACGACGATATCAAGCGGATCGCTTCGGACCCGAGCACGTTCTCGTCGAGCAATTCATTTCCCAGGCCGACCGGATTGCCCGCAGAGGCCCAACTCGCCGCGGACTTCATCTTCTCGAACACGATCGTCACGATCAGCGACCCGCCGCGACACACTCTGGTCCGCCGCGTCCTGCACGAGGGGTTCAAACCCAGCACCATAGCGAGATTCGAGCCCGACATCCGGCAGATCATCGCCAAGCACATCGACCTTCTCCCCTTGCGAGGCACCTTCGACCTCGCAGGCGAATTCGCTCACACGATCCCACTCGAGGTGGGCATGTACGTGACGGGTTTCCCCCTCAGCGAGAACGACAACCTCAGGGGATGGATGGCGGATCAGGTGGCGTTTTTCGCCGGAACCGCCTGGCTGAGCGAGCAACAACTCATCGATCACGGCCGGAACTACGCCGATGCGATCACCTACCTTCGCAAACTCGTTCGGCTCCGCAGGGCAGAGCCACGTGACGATCTCATCTCCATCATGACTCGTCGTGATCAGCACGGCGATATGCTCACCGACGACGAAGTCGCAGCGCAGACCATCGGCCTGATCGCCGCGGGGTGGGAGAACACCAGCAACGCGATAACCAATATCGTCCGTGCGCTCCTCGAAGACCTCTCTCAATGGGAAAGCTTCGTGCGAGGCGAGGTGGACATCGATCAGATCATCGCGGAAGGTTTACGTTTCGACACTTCCGTACCAGGCCTCTTTCGCACAGTCGCGGAGGAGGCGACAGTCGGATCATTCACGTTCCATCGCGGCGACAGGATCTTCCTGTTCTACGCTTCCGCCAACCACGACGAAAGTCACTTCACATTACCGGAAGAGTTCCAACTCGACAGGCCCAACGCGAAGAAGCACCTCGGCTTCGGTCACGGAATCCACAACTGCATCGGCGCGGCGCTGGCCAAGCTCGAGCTTTCGCTCGTTCTCGAACTTCTCAAGGATCGTTACCCCCGCCTGCGCTTGGCTGACGCAAGCGCGCCGCCTCGGTACCGGAAGATCAGCCAACATCGAGGGCAGGAAACTCTGCGAGTCGTCGCCGACTGA
- a CDS encoding flavin-dependent oxidoreductase, with amino-acid sequence MKILISGAGIGGLTAALSLHAAGFTDVQVVESAQELRPLGVGLNLLPNAVRELAELGLLSAVASQAVATRELILCNSFGQLVWREPRGLDAGNEWPQLSIHRGHLQAVLADAVRNRLGAHTIATDTRVTAVTPLSGGRVRTSLNHPSTANSSTLDTDLLIGADGINSAVRSSLYPREGPPLWNGLTLWRGVAWSMPYLTGASMIVAGDDVERIVLYPIRERSNGEHTVLVNWVIARRCGDEPQHGDWNRRTSVDRVIEHALRWRFDWLDIPAIIRSAPAVFEYPMIDRDPLPRWTFQRVTLLGDAAHPMYPAGSNGATQAIIDARALAYLLATCDDVDQALDAYDRQRRNLMGRIQLSNRAMGPERAITLAHQRAPGGFGDINDVISANELAQISADYARTAGFDPDACARRSPYNAMNWSTHVRQ; translated from the coding sequence ATGAAGATTCTCATCTCCGGCGCCGGCATCGGCGGGTTGACCGCCGCACTGAGCCTGCACGCCGCGGGATTCACCGACGTGCAAGTCGTCGAATCGGCACAGGAACTGCGTCCACTCGGTGTCGGGCTGAACCTCCTGCCGAACGCCGTACGCGAACTTGCCGAGCTGGGACTGCTCAGTGCGGTGGCGTCCCAAGCGGTGGCCACTCGTGAACTGATTCTCTGCAATAGCTTCGGACAACTCGTCTGGAGAGAGCCGCGAGGCCTTGACGCAGGCAACGAATGGCCGCAGCTGTCGATCCACCGAGGCCACCTGCAAGCCGTGCTCGCCGACGCGGTGAGAAACCGGCTCGGCGCTCACACCATCGCCACCGACACCCGCGTCACCGCCGTCACACCGCTATCCGGCGGCCGCGTTCGCACTAGCCTGAACCATCCCTCCACCGCGAATTCTTCGACCCTGGACACCGACTTGTTGATCGGGGCCGATGGCATCAACTCGGCCGTCCGAAGTTCCCTCTACCCGCGCGAGGGCCCGCCGCTGTGGAACGGCCTGACCCTGTGGCGCGGGGTTGCTTGGTCCATGCCCTATCTCACCGGCGCATCCATGATCGTGGCCGGAGACGACGTCGAGCGTATTGTCCTGTATCCGATTCGAGAGAGGAGTAACGGCGAACACACCGTCCTGGTCAACTGGGTGATCGCACGCCGCTGTGGCGACGAACCACAGCACGGCGATTGGAACCGCCGAACGAGCGTCGACAGGGTCATCGAGCACGCTCTTCGGTGGCGATTCGACTGGCTCGACATTCCCGCCATCATCCGCAGCGCCCCCGCGGTCTTCGAGTATCCAATGATCGATCGGGACCCGCTGCCCAGGTGGACGTTCCAGCGAGTGACCCTGCTCGGTGACGCCGCGCATCCGATGTACCCCGCCGGATCGAACGGGGCGACCCAGGCGATTATCGACGCGCGCGCACTCGCCTATCTGCTGGCAACCTGTGATGATGTCGATCAAGCTCTGGACGCCTACGATCGTCAACGCCGGAACCTGATGGGGCGCATACAGCTCAGCAATCGCGCGATGGGACCGGAGCGAGCCATCACGCTCGCCCACCAAAGGGCACCAGGCGGCTTCGGCGACATCAATGACGTGATCTCGGCGAACGAACTCGCACAAATCTCAGCCGACTACGCACGGACCGCCGGCTTCGACCCGGACGCTTGCGCACGTCGATCACCCTACAACGCCATGAACTGGAGCACACATGTCCGCCAATGA
- a CDS encoding YybH family protein, producing MSANDPGDLHRLFIDAVNAHDLDAVMALFEPDPVGVDLDGNTLHGGAAMREFLGGFLSVTRRLEGQTRKVILAGDLALISSNWRAVIATPAGSSVTSEGTTAEVARRQADGTWRFLIDDPQFLHESVSEAKS from the coding sequence ATGTCCGCCAATGATCCCGGCGATCTTCACCGTCTCTTCATCGACGCCGTCAACGCACACGATCTCGATGCCGTCATGGCTCTCTTCGAGCCCGACCCGGTCGGGGTCGACCTTGACGGCAACACTCTGCACGGCGGCGCCGCGATGCGCGAATTCCTCGGCGGCTTCCTGTCCGTGACACGACGTCTCGAAGGCCAGACCCGCAAGGTCATCCTCGCCGGGGACCTCGCCTTGATATCGAGCAATTGGCGCGCCGTCATCGCGACACCCGCGGGAAGCTCGGTCACCTCCGAAGGCACGACCGCCGAAGTCGCGCGTCGACAGGCCGACGGGACCTGGCGTTTCCTCATCGATGATCCCCAGTTCCTGCACGAATCCGTATCGGAGGCCAAATCGTGA